In a genomic window of Rhodovulum sp. P5:
- the purH gene encoding bifunctional phosphoribosylaminoimidazolecarboxamide formyltransferase/IMP cyclohydrolase, with protein MTDLVPVRRALISVSDKTGLEDLGKALVARGVELLSTGGTARALREAGLGVIDVSEVTGFPEMMDGRVKTLHPMVHGGLLALRDNPDHQAAMESHGIGAIDLLVVNLYPFEATVAKGADYDDCIENIDIGGPAMIRAAAKNHAFVNVVVDTEDYAALLAELDAQDGATSLSFRKRLAQIAYARTAAYDAAVSTWMAGAIGEPAPRRRAFAGTLAQTLRYGENPHQSAAFYTDGSNRPGVATATQWQGKELSYNNINDTDAAFELVSEFLPADGPACAIIKHANPCGVARADTLEAAYRRAFDCDRTSAFGGIVALNMKLDEATAHAITEIFTEVVIAPAADDAAKEVFARKKNLRLLTTDGLANPAEPGLTFRQVSGGLLVQDKDNGRITADDLKVVTKRAPSAAEIADLLFAWTVAKHVKSNAIVYVKDGATVGVGAGQMSRVDSTRIAARKSMDMAEVLELSAPLTKGSVVASDAFFPFPDGLLTAAEAGATAVIQPGGSMRDDEVIAAADEAGLAMVFSGMRHFRH; from the coding sequence ATGACCGATCTTGTGCCCGTGCGCCGCGCGCTGATTTCCGTATCTGACAAGACGGGGCTGGAGGACCTTGGCAAGGCCCTCGTGGCGCGGGGGGTGGAACTCTTGTCCACCGGTGGCACGGCGCGCGCCCTGCGCGAGGCCGGGCTGGGCGTGATCGACGTGTCCGAGGTCACCGGTTTTCCGGAGATGATGGACGGCCGGGTCAAGACGCTGCACCCGATGGTGCATGGCGGGCTTCTGGCGCTGCGCGACAACCCCGACCATCAGGCGGCGATGGAAAGCCACGGGATCGGCGCCATCGACCTGCTGGTCGTGAACCTTTACCCGTTCGAGGCGACGGTGGCCAAGGGCGCGGACTATGACGACTGCATCGAGAACATCGACATCGGCGGGCCGGCGATGATCCGGGCGGCGGCCAAGAACCATGCCTTCGTGAACGTGGTCGTGGATACCGAAGACTACGCCGCCCTTCTGGCAGAGCTTGACGCGCAGGACGGGGCGACCTCGCTTTCCTTCCGCAAGCGTCTGGCCCAGATCGCCTATGCCCGCACGGCCGCCTATGATGCCGCTGTGTCCACATGGATGGCCGGGGCCATCGGGGAACCCGCGCCGCGCCGCCGTGCCTTTGCCGGGACGCTGGCGCAGACCCTGCGCTATGGCGAGAACCCGCACCAGTCGGCGGCGTTCTATACCGATGGGTCGAACCGCCCGGGCGTTGCGACGGCGACCCAGTGGCAAGGCAAGGAGCTGTCCTACAACAACATCAACGACACCGACGCGGCCTTTGAGCTGGTCAGCGAGTTTCTGCCCGCCGACGGCCCCGCCTGCGCGATCATCAAGCACGCCAATCCCTGCGGTGTGGCCCGCGCCGATACGCTGGAGGCTGCCTATCGCAGGGCGTTCGATTGCGACCGGACCTCGGCCTTTGGCGGGATCGTCGCGCTGAACATGAAGCTGGACGAGGCGACCGCCCACGCGATTACCGAGATCTTCACCGAGGTCGTGATCGCCCCCGCCGCCGATGATGCGGCCAAGGAGGTCTTCGCCAGGAAGAAGAACCTGCGGCTGTTGACGACCGATGGCCTTGCCAACCCGGCCGAGCCGGGGCTGACCTTCCGGCAGGTCTCTGGCGGGCTGCTTGTGCAGGACAAGGACAACGGGCGCATCACGGCGGATGATCTGAAGGTGGTGACGAAGCGCGCGCCGAGCGCGGCAGAGATCGCCGATCTGCTGTTTGCCTGGACCGTCGCTAAGCATGTCAAATCGAACGCCATCGTCTATGTGAAGGACGGCGCCACCGTGGGGGTCGGCGCGGGGCAGATGAGCCGCGTGGATTCCACCCGCATCGCTGCGCGCAAGTCGATGGACATGGCCGAGGTGCTGGAGCTTTCCGCACCGCTGACCAAGGGTTCGGTCGTTGCCTCTGACGCGTTCTTCCCGTTCCCCGATGGCCTGCTGACCGCGGCCGAGGCCGGGGCGACGGCGGTGATCCAGCCCGGCGGGTCGATGCGCGATGACGAGGTGATCGCCGCCGCGGACGAGGCTGGGCTGGCCATGGTCTTTTCCGGCATGCGGCATTTCCGGCACTAG
- a CDS encoding DUF3035 domain-containing protein, with translation MASMRFWISGMLLATVVAGCSKGDPQLMNVRASNRTPDEFSVLPNKPIEMPKDFAQLPLPTPGAPNRVDPTPEADAIAALGGNAARGVRGDQGLISHVTRYGVSPSIRQTLAEEDLDYRRRHDGRLLERLFNVNVYFSAYAKQSLDQHAELERWRQVGVRNVGAPPASD, from the coding sequence ATGGCATCCATGCGGTTCTGGATATCGGGCATGCTTCTGGCGACGGTCGTGGCCGGATGCAGCAAGGGCGATCCGCAACTGATGAATGTCCGGGCCTCCAACAGGACCCCGGACGAGTTCTCCGTTCTGCCCAACAAGCCGATCGAGATGCCCAAGGATTTCGCGCAGCTTCCGCTGCCGACGCCGGGCGCGCCGAACCGTGTCGACCCGACGCCAGAGGCCGACGCCATTGCCGCGCTGGGCGGAAATGCGGCCCGGGGTGTGCGGGGCGATCAGGGCCTGATCAGCCATGTGACGCGCTATGGCGTCAGTCCGTCGATCCGGCAGACGCTGGCCGAGGAAGACCTGGATTATCGCCGCCGCCACGACGGCCGGCTGCTGGAACGTCTGTTCAACGTGAACGTCTATTTCAGCGCCTATGCCAAGCAGTCGCTGGACCAGCACGCGGAACTGGAACGCTGGCGGCAGGTCGGCGTGCGCAATGTCGGGGCCCCGCCCGCGTCGGACTAG
- a CDS encoding RsmB/NOP family class I SAM-dependent RNA methyltransferase, with the protein MSDKRDKKQGAGPDRVRGAALGLILCVLEDARTIAELGGEDGPLALLAPAERAAAQRLAVATLRHMDRADAILKPHLRRPPRGAVRAILRLATVEMLQDGAAPHGVVNAAVGLARADRGTVSFAGLVNAVLRKVAETPAEAWAAQPPQRLPGWLRGRLDSAWGRAAVTGIEAAHAAGAPLDLTPKDGDTAALAARVGGRALPTGSVRLTGPVQVSALPGYETGDWWVQDAAAALPAKLLAPQRGERVLDLCAAPGGKTMQLAAAGATVTSLDISDQRMARVEENLARTDLSADLVVADALDWMPAEPFEAILLDAPCSATGTIRRHPDLPFAKTAAAIKPLFAMQARMIDAALAMLAPGGRLVFCTCSLLPEEGEGQIAAALERHPDLSVEALAADWIEPGWHAAGGGLRLRPDFWPDLGGMDGFFVAGLRKAPVG; encoded by the coding sequence ATGTCTGACAAGCGGGACAAGAAACAGGGCGCAGGCCCCGACCGGGTGCGCGGCGCGGCGCTGGGTCTAATCCTGTGCGTGCTGGAAGATGCGCGGACCATCGCGGAACTGGGCGGGGAGGACGGGCCGCTGGCGTTGCTTGCCCCGGCGGAGCGGGCCGCGGCGCAGCGTCTGGCGGTCGCCACGCTGCGCCACATGGACCGGGCCGATGCCATCCTGAAACCCCATCTGCGCAGGCCCCCCCGGGGCGCGGTGCGGGCGATCCTGCGTCTGGCCACGGTCGAGATGCTGCAGGACGGCGCCGCACCCCACGGCGTGGTCAATGCCGCGGTCGGGCTGGCGCGCGCCGATCGTGGCACGGTATCGTTCGCCGGTCTGGTCAACGCGGTGTTGCGCAAGGTGGCCGAGACCCCGGCCGAGGCCTGGGCCGCCCAGCCGCCCCAGCGTTTGCCCGGCTGGCTGCGCGGCCGGCTTGACAGTGCATGGGGCCGGGCCGCGGTGACGGGCATCGAGGCCGCCCATGCCGCGGGCGCGCCATTGGACCTGACCCCGAAAGACGGCGATACGGCGGCGCTTGCCGCCCGGGTCGGGGGCCGGGCACTGCCCACCGGCTCGGTACGGTTGACCGGGCCGGTCCAGGTCTCCGCCCTGCCGGGTTATGAAACCGGCGACTGGTGGGTGCAGGATGCCGCCGCCGCCCTGCCGGCAAAACTCCTCGCCCCTCAGCGCGGAGAACGGGTGCTGGATCTGTGCGCCGCGCCCGGGGGCAAGACCATGCAGCTTGCCGCCGCGGGGGCGACGGTCACGTCCCTCGATATCTCTGATCAGCGTATGGCGCGGGTGGAGGAAAACCTGGCCCGCACCGACCTGTCCGCCGATCTGGTGGTCGCCGATGCGCTGGACTGGATGCCCGCTGAACCGTTTGAGGCGATCCTGCTGGATGCGCCCTGTTCGGCGACCGGCACGATCCGCCGCCATCCCGACCTGCCCTTTGCCAAGACCGCCGCGGCGATCAAGCCGTTGTTCGCGATGCAGGCCCGGATGATCGATGCCGCCCTTGCCATGCTGGCGCCGGGCGGGCGGCTGGTCTTCTGCACCTGTTCCCTTTTGCCCGAAGAGGGGGAGGGCCAGATCGCCGCCGCGCTGGAACGCCACCCGGACCTGTCGGTTGAGGCGCTGGCGGCCGACTGGATCGAACCGGGCTGGCACGCTGCCGGGGGCGGGCTGCGCCTGCGCCCCGATTTCTGGCCTGATCTGGGTGGGATGGATGGCTTTTTCGTAGCCGGCCTGCGCAAGGCCCCGGTCGGCTGA
- the lspA gene encoding signal peptidase II — MRALWLTAGVVFALDQISKLYVVWGLGLADALRMDIWPPYLTFRMAWNRGVNFGLLSSDGDLGRWVLIGVSLAISAAVLIWMLRGRHRGVALIAAGCLIGGALGNVVDRLVYGAVADFLNMSCCGIDNPYAFNVADIAIFAGALGLVAFTGDEKTP; from the coding sequence ATGCGCGCGCTCTGGCTGACGGCGGGCGTGGTGTTCGCGCTCGACCAGATTTCCAAGCTTTACGTGGTTTGGGGGCTTGGGCTGGCGGACGCGCTGCGCATGGATATCTGGCCGCCCTACCTGACCTTTCGCATGGCGTGGAACCGGGGCGTGAATTTCGGCCTGCTGTCCAGCGACGGGGATTTGGGCCGCTGGGTCCTGATCGGCGTATCGCTGGCGATTTCGGCGGCGGTTCTGATCTGGATGTTGCGCGGTCGGCATCGGGGCGTTGCGCTGATCGCGGCCGGGTGCCTGATCGGGGGCGCGCTGGGCAATGTTGTCGACCGGCTGGTCTATGGGGCCGTGGCCGATTTCCTGAACATGTCCTGCTGCGGTATCGACAACCCCTATGCCTTCAACGTCGCCGACATCGCGATCTTCGCAGGCGCGCTGGGGCTTGTCGCCTTCACGGGGGACGAGAAGACCCCGTGA
- a CDS encoding pitrilysin family protein: MIRLALGFLILLTLPARADKVTDFTLDNGMQVVVIEDHRAPVVVNMVWYRVGAADEPPGKSGIAHFLEHLMFKGTDDIGPGEFSSIVKGNGGSDNAFTSWDYTAYFQRVAADRLDLMMELEADRMRDLRLAENDVLTERSVILEERNTRTENSPGALFNEERKAVQYLNHPYRIPIIGWKHEMEGLTKGDALSFYRTFYAPNNAILVVAGDVTPEDVRALAETRFGALEPTADLPDRMRPQEPPQRAERRVMFQDARVGQPYVIRSYLAPERDPGDQKTAAALTYLAEILGGEGATSVLGAKLQFDANVALYTAAFYSAVSLDDTTFGVIAVPAPDVSLQEAEDALDAALAEFLQEGIDLDLFASIKTQLHAAEIYARDDIQGLARRYGAALTSGLTVEDVQAWPTILQEVTPEDVMAAARMVLNRDNAVTGWLQRPADDVAEVTQ, encoded by the coding sequence ATGATCCGCCTTGCGCTAGGTTTCCTGATCCTGCTGACGCTGCCGGCCCGTGCCGACAAGGTCACCGATTTCACGCTGGACAACGGCATGCAGGTCGTCGTGATCGAGGATCACCGCGCCCCCGTCGTGGTGAACATGGTCTGGTACAGGGTGGGCGCCGCGGATGAGCCGCCGGGGAAATCCGGCATCGCCCATTTCCTTGAACACCTGATGTTCAAGGGGACCGACGATATCGGGCCGGGCGAGTTCTCCTCCATCGTGAAGGGCAATGGCGGGTCGGACAACGCCTTCACCTCGTGGGACTACACCGCCTATTTCCAGCGTGTCGCGGCCGACCGTCTGGACCTGATGATGGAGCTTGAGGCCGACCGGATGCGCGATCTGCGCCTTGCCGAAAATGATGTCCTGACTGAACGGAGCGTCATCCTGGAAGAGCGCAACACCCGGACGGAAAACAGCCCCGGCGCCCTCTTCAACGAGGAACGCAAGGCCGTCCAGTACCTCAACCACCCCTACCGAATCCCGATCATCGGCTGGAAGCACGAGATGGAGGGGCTGACCAAGGGCGATGCGCTGTCGTTTTACAGGACCTTCTACGCGCCCAATAATGCCATCCTCGTGGTTGCCGGCGATGTGACACCCGAGGATGTGCGCGCCCTTGCCGAAACCCGTTTTGGCGCGCTAGAGCCCACCGCCGATCTGCCGGACCGGATGCGCCCGCAGGAACCTCCGCAGCGTGCGGAACGGCGCGTGATGTTTCAGGACGCCCGGGTCGGCCAACCCTATGTGATCCGCAGCTACCTGGCGCCGGAGCGCGACCCGGGCGACCAGAAGACCGCCGCCGCCCTGACCTATCTGGCAGAGATCCTTGGTGGCGAGGGCGCGACATCGGTTCTGGGCGCCAAGCTGCAATTCGACGCGAATGTCGCGCTTTACACGGCGGCGTTTTACAGTGCGGTGTCGCTCGACGACACGACCTTTGGCGTGATCGCGGTGCCCGCGCCCGATGTCAGCTTGCAGGAGGCCGAAGACGCCCTTGACGCGGCGCTGGCGGAGTTCCTGCAAGAGGGGATCGACCTTGATCTGTTCGCCAGTATCAAGACGCAGCTCCACGCCGCGGAAATATATGCCCGCGACGATATTCAGGGGCTCGCGCGTCGCTATGGGGCGGCGCTGACCTCTGGCCTGACGGTCGAAGATGTGCAGGCATGGCCCACCATCCTGCAAGAAGTCACGCCCGAAGACGTGATGGCCGCCGCG
- a CDS encoding heparinase II/III family protein produces MSGAFDSMLPERGPFIWLNRLRARLDTLSAPETTLTWQPAPRWPGNFDRGKLLCEGRFQLRDRVVDIPGASIWDLPQEDPEIRNALHGFVWLDDLAAVADGPARRRARDWTHDWVSRYGRGPDRSPEETGRRLMHLLPHAGPILGLSDAAHSRALLRALGQQARFLARRWSSAPPGRPRFTALAGLIRAALSLSAAGDHLGAALAAIGAHCDEVIDDAGGLPTRNPEDLLEVFILLTMTAATLTEAGQDPGAALQDGIARIAPTLRALRHADGALARFHGGDCGGEGVLDRALADARIRPTARPGLAMGYARLAAGRTTVIVDAAQPPAPAMSENAHASTLAFELTSGRRPVIVNWGAGHLFGADWHRAGRATPSHSTLAIEGYSSSRLGPVRRRGAPALLIERPGTVVARQEAGLGGHSLTVWHDGYSGTHGLTHVRQLLMARDGRSLGGEDTLAAFSDPEREVFERMRARMPNGWLPFTIRFHLHPDVAARRDPKGAAVALTLKSGETWIFRHDGAAKLALEPGVYLDPRQTEPRATKQVVLSADAMDYASVIKWSLAKTPGSLRPPRDLDRDDHLGD; encoded by the coding sequence ATGTCAGGCGCTTTCGACAGCATGCTCCCGGAGCGGGGGCCGTTCATCTGGCTGAACCGGCTTCGGGCCCGGCTTGACACGCTTTCGGCGCCAGAGACGACCCTGACATGGCAGCCCGCGCCGCGCTGGCCCGGCAATTTCGACCGGGGGAAACTGCTGTGCGAGGGTCGGTTCCAGCTGCGCGACCGGGTGGTGGACATTCCCGGCGCCTCGATCTGGGACCTTCCGCAAGAGGACCCGGAAATCCGAAACGCGCTCCACGGGTTCGTATGGCTTGACGATCTCGCCGCCGTGGCCGATGGCCCGGCCCGCAGGCGCGCCCGGGACTGGACCCATGACTGGGTTTCACGCTACGGGCGCGGGCCTGACCGGTCGCCGGAGGAGACGGGCCGGCGGCTTATGCATCTGCTGCCCCATGCCGGGCCCATTCTGGGCCTGTCGGATGCGGCGCACTCCCGCGCGCTTTTGCGGGCGCTGGGCCAGCAGGCCCGGTTCCTCGCCCGGCGCTGGTCGTCGGCCCCGCCCGGCCGGCCGCGGTTTACGGCGCTGGCCGGTCTGATCCGCGCGGCGCTGTCCCTGTCGGCGGCCGGTGACCATCTGGGCGCCGCGCTGGCGGCCATCGGGGCGCATTGCGATGAGGTCATCGACGATGCCGGCGGTCTGCCCACGCGTAACCCCGAAGACTTGCTGGAGGTCTTCATTCTGCTGACCATGACGGCCGCGACCCTGACAGAGGCCGGGCAAGACCCGGGCGCGGCCCTTCAGGACGGGATTGCCCGGATCGCGCCCACCTTGCGCGCCTTGCGGCATGCGGACGGCGCGCTGGCGCGTTTCCACGGCGGCGACTGCGGCGGGGAAGGGGTGCTGGACCGCGCGCTGGCCGATGCACGTATCCGGCCGACGGCGCGGCCCGGACTGGCGATGGGCTATGCCCGGCTGGCCGCGGGGCGGACCACGGTGATCGTCGATGCCGCGCAACCGCCCGCCCCGGCGATGTCGGAAAATGCCCATGCCTCGACCCTTGCGTTTGAACTGACCTCGGGCCGGCGTCCGGTGATCGTCAACTGGGGGGCGGGTCACCTGTTCGGGGCGGACTGGCATCGTGCCGGGCGGGCCACGCCGTCCCATTCCACGCTGGCGATCGAGGGGTATTCGTCCTCTCGCCTTGGTCCTGTGCGGCGGCGGGGCGCGCCAGCCCTGCTGATCGAACGGCCGGGCACCGTGGTCGCGCGGCAGGAAGCGGGTCTTGGCGGGCACAGCCTGACCGTCTGGCATGATGGCTATTCCGGCACGCACGGCCTGACCCATGTGCGCCAGTTGCTGATGGCGCGGGACGGCAGAAGCCTGGGCGGCGAGGATACGCTTGCCGCCTTTTCCGACCCCGAACGCGAGGTCTTCGAACGGATGCGCGCGCGCATGCCGAACGGTTGGCTGCCGTTCACGATCCGCTTTCACCTGCACCCCGATGTCGCGGCCCGGCGCGACCCCAAGGGTGCGGCCGTGGCCCTGACCCTGAAAAGCGGCGAGACGTGGATATTCCGCCACGACGGCGCGGCGAAACTGGCGCTGGAGCCGGGCGTCTATCTGGACCCGCGGCAGACGGAGCCGCGCGCGACGAAACAGGTCGTTCTCTCTGCCGACGCGATGGATTATGCGAGCGTCATCAAATGGAGTCTGGCCAAGACGCCGGGAAGCCTGCGCCCGCCGCGCGATCTTGACCGCGACGACCATCTCGGTGATTAA
- a CDS encoding DUF1674 domain-containing protein translates to MTDTSRKDLPPAAIRALQEAEERRKKAEAVDMPTELGGRDGPEPVRYGDWEKKGIAVDF, encoded by the coding sequence ATGACCGACACTTCCCGCAAGGACCTGCCCCCCGCCGCGATCCGCGCGCTGCAAGAGGCAGAGGAACGCCGCAAGAAGGCCGAGGCCGTGGACATGCCGACAGAGCTTGGCGGCCGCGACGGCCCCGAACCCGTACGCTACGGCGACTGGGAGAAGAAGGGGATCGCCGTCGATTTCTGA